One Micromonospora sp. WMMD812 genomic window carries:
- a CDS encoding GNAT family N-acetyltransferase, which produces MVREWDPRTASSAEIASLLDTLNAVLAADLPQDPPWRESSLREYLTEVMPGERRISWVAQEEPGANGTPGAVLGQVHVLLLGDIGVLEVLVHPSARRSGLGRDLVRVAARRVYQEAFSSIGVEVVGDTPAVAFYESLGFTREYVETRSVLDLSAVNWAELAEMATGVGAGYHVEFHPGGPPDELIEAYARAKAEVRDVDDGELRPSSYDPQRLRDSLDCLHRRGMKPYIVLALHEQSGEVAGLTEVVVPAQHPTRADQYDTIVAQDHRGYGIDRAIKARMLLELRSAEPALAEVQTWNAQANEAMLKVNAELGYRPDREWCEYSIDVADLVHHVDASR; this is translated from the coding sequence ATGGTGCGCGAGTGGGACCCCAGGACCGCGTCGTCCGCCGAGATCGCGTCGCTGCTGGACACGCTCAACGCGGTCCTGGCGGCCGATCTGCCGCAGGATCCGCCGTGGCGGGAGAGTTCCCTGCGGGAATACCTCACCGAGGTGATGCCGGGCGAACGGCGGATCTCCTGGGTGGCGCAGGAGGAGCCGGGGGCGAACGGGACGCCGGGCGCCGTCCTCGGCCAGGTCCATGTCCTGCTGCTCGGCGACATCGGCGTGCTCGAGGTGCTGGTGCACCCCTCCGCCCGGCGCAGCGGCCTCGGGCGTGACCTGGTCCGGGTCGCCGCCCGCCGGGTCTACCAGGAGGCCTTCTCCTCCATCGGCGTCGAGGTCGTCGGTGACACCCCCGCCGTGGCGTTCTACGAGTCGCTCGGGTTCACTCGGGAATATGTCGAGACCCGCAGCGTGCTCGACCTGTCCGCAGTGAACTGGGCCGAGCTGGCCGAGATGGCCACCGGTGTCGGCGCGGGTTACCACGTGGAGTTCCACCCGGGCGGTCCGCCGGACGAACTGATCGAGGCGTACGCGCGGGCCAAGGCCGAGGTGCGTGACGTCGACGACGGCGAGCTGCGCCCGAGTTCCTACGACCCGCAGCGGCTCCGGGACAGCCTGGACTGCCTGCACCGGCGGGGAATGAAGCCCTACATCGTGCTCGCCCTCCACGAGCAGAGCGGCGAGGTGGCCGGCCTGACCGAGGTGGTGGTGCCGGCGCAGCACCCGACGCGGGCCGACCAGTACGACACGATCGTGGCGCAGGATCACCGTGGCTACGGCATCGACCGTGCGATCAAGGCACGGATGCTGCTGGAGCTGCGTTCGGCCGAGCCCGCGCTGGCCGAGGTGCAGACCTGGAACGCCCAGGCCAACGAGGCGATGTTGAAGGTCAACGCCGAGCTGGGTTACCGTCCCGACCGCGAGTGGTGCGAATACAGCATCGACGTGGCCGACCTGGTGCACCACGTCGACGCGTCGCGCTGA